One window from the genome of Paracoccus marcusii encodes:
- a CDS encoding calcium/sodium antiporter — protein sequence MIVELLLVLGGLALLVLGGDLLVKGAVGLSLKLGMTPLVVGLTVVAFGTSAPELLVSLSAALKGSSGIAMGNVVGSNIANVLVILGVTALVSVIVTKGHDLRESWGMMIAASLLLIGIALTGEIGRLEGVILLLALAAVLWRQLSTGRAEDTQADGVDGATLGAGWGRIAVWLGLGLVLLPVGANLLVNGATEIARAFGISETVIGLTLVAIGTSLPELAASVASALKGRADMALGNVVGSNIFNILAILGITAVISPLPIPPEMLRLDLWVMLGAALLLFPFLFRGISLTRPVGALFVAGYAAYAWVLL from the coding sequence GTGATCGTTGAACTGCTTCTGGTGCTGGGCGGACTGGCCCTTCTGGTCCTGGGGGGCGACCTGCTGGTCAAGGGCGCCGTCGGGCTGTCGCTGAAACTGGGCATGACGCCCTTGGTCGTGGGCCTGACCGTTGTGGCCTTTGGCACCTCGGCGCCCGAGCTGCTGGTGTCGCTGTCGGCGGCGCTGAAGGGGTCCAGCGGCATCGCCATGGGCAATGTCGTGGGTTCTAACATCGCCAACGTGCTGGTGATCCTGGGCGTGACCGCGCTGGTGTCTGTGATCGTCACCAAAGGGCACGACCTGCGCGAAAGCTGGGGGATGATGATCGCGGCCTCGCTGCTGTTGATCGGCATCGCCCTGACCGGAGAGATCGGGCGCCTTGAGGGCGTGATCCTGCTGCTGGCGCTGGCCGCGGTCCTGTGGCGGCAACTGTCCACAGGCCGCGCCGAGGACACGCAGGCCGACGGCGTGGACGGCGCGACCCTGGGCGCGGGCTGGGGGCGCATCGCGGTCTGGCTGGGCCTGGGCCTGGTGCTGCTGCCGGTCGGGGCGAACCTGCTGGTCAATGGCGCGACCGAAATCGCCCGCGCCTTCGGCATCAGCGAGACCGTGATCGGGCTGACGCTGGTCGCGATCGGCACGTCGCTGCCGGAACTGGCGGCCTCGGTCGCATCCGCGCTGAAGGGTCGGGCGGACATGGCGCTTGGCAATGTGGTCGGCTCGAACATCTTCAACATCCTGGCCATCCTGGGGATCACCGCGGTCATCTCTCCGCTGCCCATCCCGCCCGAAATGCTGCGGCTGGACCTGTGGGTGATGCTGGGCGCGGCACTGCTGCTGTTCCCGTTCCTGTTCCGCGGCATCAGCCTGACGCGGCCGGTGGGTGCGTTGTTCGTGGCGGGCTATGCCGCCTATGCCTGGGTGCTGCTGTGA
- a CDS encoding SDR family oxidoreductase, translated as MTGVALVTGAARRLGRAMTLELARRGHDVAIHYAGSADDAERTAADARALGVRAQTFQVDLLDADATAALVPDVASAMGPLTVLVNNASIFEYDTMRSATMQGWDRHLGSNLRAPFQLMQAFAAQCPKARPDENGEPQAAGLVVNMVDQRVLKPTPEFMTYSIAKAALWSLTRTAAQALAPDIRVNAIGPGPTLQGARQSDRHFAAQRAATVLGRGADAQGITDALGYFLDARAVTGQLICVDGGQHLGWRTPDVLGPE; from the coding sequence GTGACGGGCGTCGCGCTGGTCACGGGGGCGGCCCGCCGCCTTGGCCGCGCGATGACGCTGGAACTGGCGCGGCGCGGCCATGACGTGGCGATCCACTATGCCGGCTCGGCCGACGATGCCGAGCGCACGGCTGCTGACGCACGCGCCCTGGGCGTCCGGGCGCAGACCTTCCAGGTCGACCTGCTGGACGCCGATGCGACCGCCGCGCTGGTCCCGGACGTCGCATCGGCGATGGGGCCGCTGACCGTGCTGGTCAACAACGCCTCGATCTTCGAATACGACACGATGCGCAGCGCGACGATGCAGGGTTGGGACCGGCACCTGGGGTCGAACCTTCGCGCGCCCTTCCAGCTGATGCAGGCCTTTGCCGCGCAATGCCCCAAGGCGCGCCCCGACGAGAACGGCGAGCCTCAGGCCGCGGGCCTGGTGGTGAACATGGTCGATCAGCGGGTTCTGAAGCCCACGCCAGAGTTCATGACCTATTCCATCGCCAAGGCCGCGCTGTGGTCGCTGACGCGCACCGCGGCACAGGCCCTTGCGCCCGACATCCGCGTGAACGCCATCGGTCCCGGTCCGACCCTGCAGGGCGCCCGCCAGAGCGACCGCCATTTCGCCGCCCAGAGGGCTGCGACGGTTCTTGGCAGGGGGGCGGATGCCCAGGGGATCACCGACGCCCTGGGGTACTTCCTGGACGCGCGTGCGGTCACCGGACAGCTGATCTGCGTCGATGGCGGACAGCATCTGGGGTGGCGCACGCCCGACGTCCTGGGGCCGGAATAG
- the uvrC gene encoding excinuclease ABC subunit UvrC, with translation MTQKTGHALIQDYLRTLDSSPGVYRMLDAQQAVLYVGKARDLRARVSNYARPSGHSGRIARMIRETASMMFLTTNTETEALLLEQNLIKQLKPRYNVLLRDDKSFPNILVAKSHDYPQIKKHRGAKSEKGDYYGPFASAGAVNRTLTQLQRVFLLRNCTDSVFESRTRPCLLFQIKRCSAPCVGRISAPDYNALVNDAERFLQGKTTTIQSDLATEMARAAENMEYERAAALRDRIKALTAVQSVQAINPKGVAEADIVALHMEGGQACVQVFFIRGNQSWGNRDFYPRLGGAESPDEVMQAFLMQFYDNTPPPRQILLSHPPEDPDLTSDVLSERARRKVEVAVPLRGEKSDLVTNALRNARESLARRMSESATQLRLLEGLADAFELPSPPRRIEVYDNSHIMGTNAVGGMIVAGPDGWIKNQYRKFNIKGTEITPGDDFGMMKEVLTRRFTRLLKDDPDRQTEAWPDLLLIDGGAGQVSAVHEIMAELGVEDIPMIGVAKGQDRDHGKEEFHRHGQRPFALRMNDPVLYFVQRLRDEAHRWAIGTHRAKRAKSQMANPLDEIAGIGASRKRALLQHFGSAKAVGRAGLTDLQAAPGISAAMAQKVYDHFNAKG, from the coding sequence ATGACCCAGAAAACCGGCCACGCCCTCATCCAGGATTACCTTCGCACGCTGGACAGCAGTCCCGGCGTCTATCGCATGCTGGATGCCCAGCAGGCGGTTCTTTATGTGGGCAAGGCCCGCGACCTGCGGGCGCGGGTGTCGAACTATGCCCGGCCGTCGGGCCATTCGGGGCGCATCGCGCGGATGATCCGCGAGACGGCGTCGATGATGTTCCTGACCACGAACACCGAGACCGAGGCGCTGCTCCTGGAGCAGAACCTGATCAAGCAGCTCAAGCCGCGCTACAACGTGCTTCTGCGCGACGACAAGTCGTTCCCGAACATCCTGGTGGCCAAGTCCCACGACTATCCCCAGATCAAGAAGCATCGCGGCGCGAAGTCGGAAAAGGGCGACTACTACGGCCCCTTTGCCAGCGCAGGGGCGGTCAACCGCACGCTGACCCAGCTGCAGCGCGTGTTCCTGCTGAGGAACTGCACCGACAGCGTGTTCGAGAGCCGCACACGCCCCTGCCTGCTGTTCCAGATCAAGCGGTGCAGCGCGCCCTGCGTGGGCCGCATCAGCGCGCCCGACTACAACGCTCTGGTCAATGACGCGGAACGGTTCCTGCAGGGCAAGACCACGACCATCCAGTCCGATCTTGCGACCGAGATGGCCCGCGCGGCCGAGAACATGGAGTATGAGCGCGCGGCCGCCCTGCGTGACCGCATCAAGGCGCTGACCGCGGTGCAGTCGGTGCAGGCGATCAATCCCAAGGGCGTGGCCGAGGCCGACATCGTGGCCCTGCACATGGAGGGGGGGCAGGCCTGCGTGCAGGTCTTCTTTATCCGCGGCAATCAAAGCTGGGGGAATCGCGATTTCTATCCGCGCCTTGGCGGGGCCGAGAGCCCGGACGAGGTGATGCAGGCCTTCCTGATGCAGTTCTATGACAACACCCCGCCGCCGCGCCAGATCCTGCTGTCCCACCCGCCCGAGGATCCGGACCTGACCTCGGATGTCCTGTCCGAGCGCGCCCGCCGCAAGGTCGAGGTGGCCGTTCCCCTGCGCGGCGAGAAGTCCGACCTGGTGACCAACGCGCTGCGCAACGCGCGCGAAAGCCTGGCGCGGCGCATGTCCGAAAGCGCCACCCAGCTGCGCCTGCTGGAGGGGCTGGCCGACGCGTTCGAACTGCCCAGCCCGCCGCGTCGGATCGAGGTCTATGACAACAGCCACATCATGGGCACCAACGCGGTCGGTGGCATGATCGTCGCCGGGCCGGACGGCTGGATCAAGAACCAGTACCGCAAGTTCAACATCAAGGGCACCGAGATCACTCCCGGCGACGACTTCGGCATGATGAAGGAGGTGCTGACGCGCCGCTTCACCCGTCTGCTGAAGGACGATCCCGACCGCCAGACCGAGGCCTGGCCGGACCTGCTGCTGATCGACGGCGGCGCGGGGCAGGTTTCGGCCGTCCACGAGATCATGGCAGAACTGGGCGTCGAGGACATCCCGATGATCGGCGTCGCCAAGGGCCAGGACCGCGACCACGGCAAGGAGGAGTTCCACCGCCACGGCCAGCGCCCCTTCGCGCTGCGCATGAACGACCCGGTCCTGTACTTCGTCCAGCGCCTGCGCGACGAGGCGCACCGCTGGGCCATCGGCACCCACCGTGCCAAGCGCGCGAAATCGCAGATGGCCAACCCCCTGGACGAGATCGCGGGCATCGGCGCGTCGCGCAAGCGCGCCCTGCTGCAGCATTTCGGCAGCGCCAAGGCCGTGGGCCGCGCCGGGCTGACCGATCTGCAGGCGGCGCCGGGCATTTCCGCGGCGATGGCGCAAAAGGTCTATGACCACTTCAACGCCAAGGGATGA
- the pgsA gene encoding CDP-diacylglycerol--glycerol-3-phosphate 3-phosphatidyltransferase, producing MRWNLPNILTLLRLLAAPGVPLMFLYFQRPWADWAALALFMGAAITDWIDGYLARAWKQESRFGAAMDPIADKAMVVIALVVITGYSGMNPWLILPVTIILFREVFVSGLREYLGDKSRLLAVTKLAKWKTTLQMVAISILFLATGLAYVEHGLAPRVGEVGLIWSGSWAALATYAGLTLIWIAAALTAWTGWDYFIKALPYLKDSRRDG from the coding sequence ATGCGTTGGAACCTTCCGAATATCCTGACCCTTCTGCGTCTGCTGGCGGCCCCCGGGGTCCCGCTGATGTTTCTGTACTTCCAGAGGCCCTGGGCCGACTGGGCGGCGCTGGCGCTGTTCATGGGCGCGGCGATCACCGACTGGATCGACGGCTATCTGGCCCGCGCCTGGAAACAGGAAAGCCGCTTTGGTGCCGCGATGGATCCGATTGCGGACAAGGCCATGGTGGTCATCGCGCTGGTGGTCATCACCGGGTATTCCGGGATGAACCCCTGGCTGATCCTGCCGGTGACGATCATCCTGTTCCGCGAGGTCTTCGTGTCCGGCCTGCGCGAATACCTGGGCGACAAGTCGCGTCTGCTGGCGGTGACCAAGCTGGCGAAATGGAAGACGACCCTGCAGATGGTCGCCATCTCGATCCTGTTCCTGGCCACGGGCCTGGCCTATGTCGAACACGGCCTGGCCCCCCGCGTGGGCGAGGTCGGGCTGATCTGGTCGGGCAGCTGGGCGGCGCTTGCCACCTATGCCGGCCTGACGCTGATCTGGATCGCCGCGGCACTGACGGCCTGGACGGGCTGGGACTATTTCATCAAGGCGCTGCCCTATCTGAAGGATTCCCGTCGTGACGGTTGA
- the moaD gene encoding molybdopterin converting factor subunit 1 has protein sequence MTVEVLYFAWLRERIGHPRETVQTEAATPRALIAELAAQSDGHAAAFGDIAALRCAVDQQLTDLDAPLAGAREVAFFPPMTGG, from the coding sequence GTGACGGTTGAGGTCCTGTATTTCGCCTGGCTGCGCGAACGCATCGGCCACCCCCGCGAAACCGTGCAGACGGAGGCCGCGACCCCCCGCGCGCTGATCGCAGAACTGGCCGCGCAGTCTGACGGGCATGCCGCGGCCTTTGGCGACATCGCGGCCCTGCGCTGTGCCGTGGACCAGCAGCTGACCGATCTGGACGCGCCCCTGGCCGGCGCCCGAGAGGTCGCGTTCTTTCCGCCGATGACGGGCGGCTGA
- a CDS encoding molybdenum cofactor biosynthesis protein MoaE, with protein sequence MSARVQSDPFDLASELAGFGAGAGAVVTFTGIVRDDGGMLDALEIEHYPGMTERALTDHGLAAASRFGLADWRIVHRHGRIPVGGQIMMVATAARHRRAAFDAADFLMDWLKSRAPFWKREIARDGTTGWVAARPEDEDALTRW encoded by the coding sequence ATGAGCGCCCGCGTCCAGTCCGACCCCTTCGATCTGGCGTCCGAACTTGCGGGCTTTGGCGCGGGGGCCGGGGCGGTCGTCACCTTCACCGGCATCGTGCGTGACGACGGCGGCATGCTGGACGCGCTGGAGATCGAGCATTACCCCGGCATGACCGAACGCGCGCTGACCGATCACGGGCTGGCCGCCGCATCGCGCTTCGGGCTGGCCGACTGGCGCATCGTCCATCGCCACGGCCGCATCCCGGTGGGGGGACAGATCATGATGGTCGCCACCGCCGCCCGCCATCGCCGTGCGGCATTCGACGCGGCCGATTTCCTGATGGACTGGCTGAAATCCCGCGCCCCCTTCTGGAAACGCGAGATCGCGCGCGACGGCACGACGGGCTGGGTTGCCGCCCGCCCCGAGGACGAGGACGCGCTGACCCGGTGGTGA